The window ATAGATAGCCATATCTTAGGATTAAatctataaatttaatattgagCTCTTCATCATCTTGCACCCTTTTTGGAACCACCTTCGAAATTGATCTTTTTGAAATTGTTTCCTTTCGGCATGATTCAAGTTTGGGTGATGTCTATCCACCAACTTGTTGAATCCACTACacatataacaaatattaataaataattaaatttaaaaatttattagtaatggatataatttgaaatcatacCGTAAATATTTTCCGACCTCCGGCGAATTGATAAGAATATAGTATGTTATAAGTCTATGCTCATCATCACTTAAGATCCTATCTCCCAATTCGTAGAATAGGATGTGTCGGATACGTGTACACTTCTAACAAATTGGGATCATGAAATGATTGGGGTGCCTCATTTCGACGGAGACGATTATGAACCGTATTGAAATCATCATTGAAATACAATGAGCAAAAGTGTATGCATTCCTCCTTGATATAGCGTTTTTCCATTGAGCCCTTGGCTCGAGCTTTGTTTTTcactttcaattttaaattgtgCAGATATCTTTCAATAAAATACATTCACCTACCATTAGCCGGGGCCCCCAACTTACACTCAGTGGCCAAATGAAGTGGTAAAGGCTCAATTGGATCAAAAAATCCTGGAATAAAGACTGTTTCAAATTTTGCCATAATTCTCACTATATCTTTCTCCATTTCGACCAAATCGGAGTATTTCAAAGTAGATGAGCACAAATCTTCAAAGAAGTTGCACAACTCGATAATAGGATCTGCTACATGTCTTGGGAGCAAGTCACGACAAGCGATTGGCAACAACTTTTGCATGAAAACATGACATCATGTGATTTCATCCCATGTAAACAATTCTTTTCCCAATTCAAACATCTAGATAGATTTGATACATACCCATCTGGAAGTTTCAATGTGTCAATCCATTTGAACAACTTATTTAATTGTTCCTTCGAAAGCACATAAGGTGCATGTGGTTTGGCTCCATCTTCTTGAATCCACAGCTTACGATGCACACGTAATTCTTGACAATCATATCTCAAGTTTAAGTTGTCTTTTGACTTTTGCTTATCACCAAGAATTGTGTAGAATATGTTGTCAAAAACATTTTTCTCCGTGTGCATGATATCAATGTTATGACGAAGACTAAGGGTCTCCCAATACGGAAGCTCAAAAAATGGAGAATAATGAGTCCAATTGTGTGTCACGCCATAATCCCTTCCTTTTCTCTTGGATGACTTTCCTGGAGAGGGGAATTGTATTTGCTCACACATGGCCTTTGCAATTATTCCTGAATGACGACATGTGCATGATCGTATGTCAACACTTCCAAATCTCGTACTTCTTCTTAATGGATCATATGATTCTAAAAAATATCTAGAAGTGCCATAAAAGGTAACTTTGCCACCATACTTCAGTTGTTTGGCCTTTACCTCTCCCATGCAAACTGGACATGACAACTTTCCCTTAGTTGACCACCCGCTAAGCATGGAAAGTGCAGGAAAGTCGCTGATTGTCCACATCAATGCTGCCCTCATTAAAAAATTGGAATGTGAGAACCTATCATAGGTTTCCACCCCATTCTGCCATATATCTTTCAATTCATCAATCAATGGTCTAAGATAAACATGCAAGTCTTTTGTCGAATCCTTAGGCTCGGGAATAAGAAGAGGCATAAACATGTACGGAGCCTTCATGCACATAGATGGGGGAAGGTTGTAAATAACAACCACCTCAGGCCATACTGTATAATCTCTCGCATGCGCATCACGGAAGGGATCAAATCCATCAGTAGAAAGTCCGAGTCTCACATTTCGAATCTCTTTTGAAAACTTTGGAAACCTGCGGTCAAATTGTTTCCACTCATCTCCATCTGTCTGGTGACTTAATTCACCTTCAACCACATTTATGTCATGATGCCATCTCATACATTTTGCAGTTTTCCCAGCCATGAACAAACGTTGCAGTCTCGGGGTGAGAGGAAAATAACGCAAGATCTTCCGTGGcatctttttttttgttaagatcTTTTGGTTCTTTGTATCAACTTTCATTGCATATATCACAACGCGTCTTCTCTCTATTTTCCTTGTAAAATAACATACAGCCATTCTCACAAGCATCAATCTTTTCATATCTCAAATTCAATCCTTTAAGCATATTTTTCACAGCATAGTAGGTTTGGGGCAGTTTATGATTGTCAGGAAAGACTGGTCCAATGAGCTTAAGCAACTCATCAAAGCCATTGTTACTACAATTATGCTTCTTCTTGAAATGAAGTAACTCGTTTACGAACTCAAAGGTTGTATAGTTGACATTACTTGGATTAATTGGTTCCGAAGCACTGTGCAGcatcttatatataaaattcttttGCCGCTGGATACGGTTCAGCATTCATATTCTCACAATACCTATTTCCCTCCCCAAAATCTCTTAACATATCATTAGCGTCATAATACATATCAAttatcatcatcctcatcaccAACATTTCTAGTACTCGTCCCAATATTTTCTTCCGGTATTTTCTCCCCATGTTCAGTCCATATAGTATACCATTGCATCATACCATACCGATACAAATCAAGTTTAACGGCAACATGATTCTTGTAATGCTTATtcttacaatttccacacgGACACCTAATAACCCCACCTTGAAGATTCTCACAAGCAAATTTAATGAAATCATTAACACCATTTTTGTATTCATTCGTTAAATGTCTTGACTCATTAATCCAACTACGATCGGATGCCATCTACAATAAATACATacattgaatatttttaatgcatttcaacacaaatacactaattaaaatgtacaaatatatcacaactatagaaacaagaaaaagtcataaatatgtgaaaaaaatcctacaattacaaaaattaacaaAGACAAGTATATAGAGACTATAAAtgactaaaaaaaattacttgatGATTTATGAAGGTTTCATATGCAATCCATGAGCTTGGGGGAGCAAAAGGGGATAGAGAATGGGGGAAAGACAAGTTAGAAACGGCTACTGGAAAGGAAAgcagttttgttttttttgcggCTAAATTCGACCAGAAACGGTCGAAAATATAAGTTCGACCAGAAACGGTCGAAAATATAATTTCGACTAGAAACGGTCGAAATTCCCTCCACCAAGTATACGgtcgaaattattatttttgaccaactatatTCGACCGACTTTATTTTCGACCAAAAACGGTCGAAAATAGTGTCCGGTCGAAAATaaccgtttttcttgtagtgatattAGCTTGtcatatctatatctatatcagGTAATTAAAGATTAGCTTGTACTTCAAAATGTCACgaacaaaaaatacaaaaaatattttaatacattaATGTTAATATCATTCGAAAAATGTATCACAGATAATAAAAAACTTTTGTGAggctaaattaatttttgaaatttatagaaTGAATGATTTTCTATAAGATCAATGAGATTTCACAAaaattacttatattttaaaagccAAACATCATCAGATTTCATCTTAATTCAAAACCAGttataatacattaaaatatctaaatttttattaatttgttgatatctataaaaatatgattaaacACATATCCTTTTACTTTTCGCATAACCTTTTCTACTGATTCAATGTCAAAGTCAAATTTCGGAATCTACTCGAgacaaaattacaaataaagtgAAATCAGGACTATTTACACAAGttagataaattattttattttcttttatatattatctcATCTcactaaattaatttaataatttatcgtTTCATCAGATATCATATCTATTTCAATTATTCACAATGTCTAAAGGGCTCTTCATTAGAAAAGAATTTCAAAATGAAGATTTTAAGTGATTAGCTTAAAGTCTATTTGGCATATGGAAAACATACATGGTAATTTCGTATCAAATTTTATCCATGATGTGGAAAAAAACTGATGAAAGTTGTTAACCTTTTATTTAAATTCCTAAGAGATCAAGCAAGAATtgaatgataatttttttattatgcaTACTAAGTACAAAAATCTATGGTTTTAACATATTGTCATTGTCCTTGCAATTATCTCGGCACTCGCCCCTTGTTTCATAACATTTATCATCATGGGGTCCTTGCACTCCAAGTTGAGCATGAATTCCCTCAGCTCCAATATGACCACAGCACCAACAAGTATTAGAGCAAAATAGTTTCCTACTACAGTATGATAAACCtgtatttcgaatttaataaattagttTGTCTTATAATTTGTATACTAATATTATAACATGCATTGAAACATGACAAGAGAAGACATGAAACTTGAAAATCAACCTACTTACTTACTTTCATGTGTAGGTAGCTCCGAAACCAAAATGACAAGTAGAAACAAATAAAAGAACTTGCGGGAGGCCATGAGTACTTGTCTAAGAATATGGTTTGGATATAATAGTGGTTTGGACTGAAGAATGCTATGAATTTAAGCATGCATATATACCTATATAGTAGCTTTGTTCTATGAAAATATTTAATGGGCAGATTAAAAGTTGATGTCATAAAATCTACATATGGTCCAAGCTTGGATTTCCTTTATCTCCAAGAAGAGAacagataatatataattactgttgtattgtttatatttatatatatatagagagagggggtcctactccagtacaaactactaaaatacaaattaaatacaaaccaatgtGATTAAGTAGAATGGTAATGGTTTTGGGACCGCGGATGGACCATGAGATGGGTCTGGACGGGTCTATAGATGGGTCGAGGTGGGGCCTAGTGGGACAATGGTGGAGGCAAGTTTTGACTCTTAAGGTTGTCTAGAGCCTGTCCACGGTCTGTGCTGAGCCTTGACAAGGCTCTAGCGGCGGGCCCAGGGTGGATTGAGTGAGGACGAGGGTGGGCCCTAGGTTgatgatgacatataggggtggCTGATGTTgtttaggtatagtttctcttgatttgtattttggtttttattttagtggtttgtataTGAACAATtgcttatataaatatatatatatatatatatatatatatatatatatatatatatatatatatatatatatatatatatatatatatatgcaagtgttcaaatacaaacaaaaaataaactaaaatctACAAATTAATCTCAGCCTGCCCCGTCTAGAATACACCACACACAATAAACATGCACCCTCCCAGATCCAAAGAATCCCtacgtttttaatttgaattttctcgtCAATAGGTGAACCTTTTTTaaaatccgacttcactgtatATTTCCATCTCCCAACAATCGATTTCCATATCATATATGCTATATTTCAATGATAATTTGAGTTTGTAGTTTTTAGTTTAAGAAGGGTTTGTAatggagtaggaccctatatatatacataaatatatatatatatatatatatatatatatatatatatatatatatatatagtagattTTTTCCATGAAGATATTTAATGCGCAGATTACAAGTTGATGTCATAAAATCTACTTATGGTCCAAGCTTGGATTTTCTTTATCTCCaagaagagaaagaagagaatagataatatataattaccagaattatattttataatatgatcATGAGTCGGTCttagatattttatatatatatatatatatatatatatatatatatatatatatatatatatatatatatatatatagggtcctactccaatacaaactacttaaatacaaactaaatacaaaccaacgCCATTAAGTAGAATGGTAAGAGTTTTTGGACCGGTGATTGATCCCGATATTGCCTAGACGGTATCTAAGTGGGCCTAGTAGGTTTGGGGTGGGGCCTAGTGGGACTATGGTGGCGCTAAGTTTTGGCTCCTAAGACTTTCTGGAGGGTGTCCAGGGCCTGTGAGGAGCCTTGGCAAGGCCCTAGGCCCAGGTGGATTGAATGGGGACgagggtgggccctaggtgggtgatgacatatagggggtgggtgatgacacatagggggtgggtgatgtcattTAGGTATATTTTCTCTTGGTCTGTATTTAAGTTTCTATTttattggtttgtatttgagcaattgcctatatatatatatatatatatatatatatatatatatatatatatatatatatatatgtatatgtatatgtatatatatatggaaaatGTGCCACAATCAAAGGTGGATAACTAGCTTATCCATCCAACTGATCTCTAGCCGTCCAAAAAAGGGCAATCAACGCACAGAAATCAAAGAAGATACTGGACTCACGCGTTTTCAAAGAGCATATATGCTACATTATATAGCATATACGCTATATAATGTAGCGTAAAAACAGTTTACGCTATACAATATTGTGTTTTAAAGACACATACATTACATTATATAGCGTCCAGATCCACAGCCTCAAAAACACGACCTCTTCTTCCTATACACCATTTTTAGAGCATACAAACCCAATACACACAAAATACACAATATACACGAAGCTCGAAGCTTATATTCGAGTTTGAAAGCTAGCTCGGATCTTTACTGGAGTTTAAAGCTTAAAATTTGAAGCTTATAGGTTGAAGCTCGGAGCTTGGAGCTTGGAGCTTTATTGAACTTCTTTATTAAGGTTAGATTTTTATCAATCTCATGGCATCttacatattttcaaaattaacatCCCTTAGTAAGCCCATTACACCTAATAAACCTCGAATTGAGATTGAAGAAGAAAATGTTAGTGAAAAGACCCCAATAGTGAATGTtgatgatggtgatgatgatgttgaggaggttggtgatgatgatgttgaggaggttggtgatgatgatgtggaGGAGGTTGTCGATgaatgttttgatgattttgtgacaaacaaaattcaaaagatGATGATATGAATGAAAGTTGTCCTTGTGTTGGTCAATTGTTCGATATCTTAGATGAAGCGGAGATGTTTTATAGAGATTATGGTAGACGTGTTGGTTTTGAGGTGATAATTTAGACCACACATAGGCGTGTGAAAAGTAGGAGAATTTGTTCGcgtttatatatatgtcgaaAGGGTGGTTGAATAGTACCCAAGTCGTTGGATGAAGACACGGATGTTCAAAAAAAGAAGGAGAAACAGGGATTCTATTGGTAGAACGCATTGCTTGGCGCGGATGTACGTTGTTCATAGGCAAAAATTGAAGAAATGGGAAGTGACATTGGTTAATTTAAAACACAATCACACAATGATTTCAAAGGATGAATCATGTGCAATGCGATGACGGAAATTCTTTATAACTTCTAATTCCATTCCGCCCCAAGCTAGTCTTGAGAATTACAAGTCAAAATGCAATCCACGTATTTCATGAGGAACACGCCACAATAAATACAATTTTTCTGCTTGGGCCGTTCCACAACATGCTCTACTTATGGATATATAATACCATCTTCCGGGAATCTCTCCGGAGCCAAGCGATGAAACATGATAGGTATCAATTGTTCCTATAATATACATGAAAGAAATTAaaccatattaattaatatacgaAGCACTTGAAAGTAAATCAAAAGATAACAGAGAGGATTAGAAATTTACCACAACAAGATACTCCTTTTTATATAATTCTCTTAGAGACATGCACACGGCATCGTCATATAGAGAATCGAACAAGGTAATTCGAAAGTCCTTTACGGACCATAAGAATAGTATCCAATGTCCCCCCGTGGTGAATGGTATTAAAGTGTAATCAAAATCGCAACACTTCATCCCTCCTTTGTCCATTGTGCCATATGACACGCAATCACTATCAAACAGTATCCATTCACTGGTCGTCCTCTTTAAAAGATTCTTCTTTTTGATATGATATGAGCACATTAATGGACCAAATCATGGactcatataataaaattttgccGCCTTCTCTGATTGACTATAATACATCTTATCCCTCTCCATGAGCAATTTACAGTACTCAACAACGATTGAGTCCTTGACTAGGTTGCCCGGTTCTATTGATTTTAGAGAAAGTCGGTTGTAGTGTGTCGGCATATCAGCCTTATCAATTGGCTCTCCACTTCACAAATGTGCTCTCAACCAGTCCACCTTACTTTGGTTGAGGGGTTTAAGAAGATGTCCCTTTTCATATCGAGATACCGGCATCGAGATAAAATCCTTAAAAAGACAAGATgagaaaatgagctacaagtgacacaaaatcaaactaaaatcaGATCGTCACCTCCATCCTGAAGTCCTCGATTGGAACAATAGGATCCTGATGTGAAATTGGTACATTAAGATCCTCACCAAAATCTATTATCGGCCGATAAACAAAACGAGGTGCACTGGGCCCGACATCATACTGTGCACTGGGCCCGACATCATACTGAGGTGCAATGGGCCCGACATCAACATGTGTAGTCTCGAAAGGAGCACTAGTAGGTTATTGATAGGCTTCGTACTCTTTAAAGTATTCACTCTCAAACGGTTGACTCGTTGACTCCATGGTCCTTCTTGCCTTCCTTTTAGGCGGCACATTCTTGAAGTCGGGCCTCTCATAGGTCGGACCAAACGTCTCTAGCATGAACTCATCATAACCCCTCACAAATGTAGGTAATATGGAATCATGGAAAACCGGGGGCATCTCATGCAGACAAAGCTCGCTCATACCTCGGGCAGTCCTGATGATctatacaaaaaataataaaaggccaccattcatcaacatatatacacaatgCAATAAACTCAAAATAACGGTAAAATGGAAATATGATATTTTGGATGCAGTTATTCCACATATTTGCATACTGCTAGCGGTAAAATGGATGCACTTGTATGAAAGGATTGTCATTTTTCATACCTCAAATCTCTCATGTTTGTAGGGGGATATGGCAGTATACAAAACGGCATATTAAATTGCCTTGGAACCCTTTCGGGGAGTTGGTACTCTACATCCTCAAAATAATGGAGTGGTACACGGGCAATGCCGGCAATTAGAGCTCTTTCGAAATGTTCATCATCCCTCCGATAGAAACGTTCATATGGCCTCCAACGCAACCATTCCAAATAGAAATTATCGAACATCCCTCTGTATGCATCGATGTTGTGATGAATGTTGTAGTACTTTGACCTTCCTGCAGAGACCAAAGCAACCGCCCATGCTAATGCCCTAGGCCATATCATCCTCGTATGTgctgctatcaaaggttgtccCGGGCGCAACCTCTCACGAGACCATAGCATTAAAACTGTTGTACAACCAGATATGGACTTGACATCCTTTCTACTTGCCTCTTTCAAATTCCTATATAGATATGCAAGAACTGCAGCCCCCCAAGCATATCCATAAATTTTGTTCGAATCCTCTAGATATAGGATCAATCGAGGGTGGACGGCATTGTTGGACTTGGTAGGAAACAATATTGCCCCACACAAGTAGAGAACATATGCCCGCATGTATATCACCATCATATCTCGATCTGTACTCGAAGGGCAAGTACCATATTTCTCTCTCAAAAAATTCAACTTCACACCACCACGGTCCAAGGCCGATTTCCTTTCTTCGTCTGTAAGTGCTGGATCGTGCCATCTTAGAAACCATGTCTTCTTACCCGGAATTTCATCATCGACTTTAATTGGCTCTCCAACCACTGGTAGACCCATCAACATGTATACATCTTCAAGGGTCACAGTCATCTCCCCGAAAGTGAAGTGAAAGGTGTTGGTCTCGGGCCTCCAGCGCTCCACTACAGCTGTGATCAAGCAAACATCGTTCTGCATAACCGACTTTGGGTTTACAAACTTCCCAAATCCCCATTGCTGCAATAGGTGGACTTGATAATCATTTAATCTCCATTGGCCGAGATTAGATGTACTCTGACGGATTGTCAGCTTTTCTCTTAACTCCCTGTTCCAGATTGTTGTGCTTATGTGATTAGCTTGGCCATAGAGCACAGAATCATCGACTGGGCCACAATCATCATTCGTCAtatctataaataaaattagatcATGTCATTATTCTCAACGTCAACAAACCAAACTTCAAATtaaattccaaatcaaactaaaatatcCAACTTTATCAAAATCTACAAtatcaaactcaaaatccaaataaaatccaacaaaaaaaaatcaacttcaccaaattatacaatattaaactttaaatcaaaatcaaaatccaacttttccaaaatcttcactatcatactcaaaatccaacaaaaaatccAACAGAAAAATTCAACTTCACCAAATTCtacaatattaaactccaaatccaaatcaaaatcaaaattaaattattttaatcatagagaaaagaattaaaattcatagagaaaatatttgaataacGATTTGAAACGAAAAATGTAtttgagtaaaaatattaaattattttaagatacAGAAAGGGTGGTATGGCAACTACTCTATTACAAATTAGAggaaaatcaatattttataaaaacaatttgTTGATATTATATGCGTAGGAAGTCGGAAGTTTGAGTTCTATGTGATCAATTGATTTGACTtgtcatataaattttttatgtggATTGTAAAAATTCTTATTAAGCATATTGATAGGGATAAAATGGGTCACGAAGTACCTAAACTGCACATTACACCACAAAATTCTATTATTTGTTCGATAGACGCACTTCGGATTATTATACATTATTCCAGTATAAATTTTGAAGatatataataagataaatatatttcaacttCGAGACTACGAGTTAGTTTTCGCAGAGTCGAAGTTGGGAAGCATTATTATGTTTACAGaaggtgatatatatatatatatatatatatatatatatatatatatatatatatatatatatatatatatatatatatatatatatatatatatatatatgggatgCACTCCACatagaacactttaaaaaaagaacaacacataacactatcataacactttttctttcataaaaaataatttgttatgattataattacatagttaagcactaactaaacttaatatatgaaatctaacatccaaatctatccaaattattaatatgaaatattatagaatccagaacagaatccaaaacagaatccagaatagaatcatgtatatattctttacatgactaatatcacatagaatcatgttatttttaatccataattgtggttaaacatgctagatactattattatttataataaatggttaattagcttaaatttagaatttaattcaagttttagatgagattctatattcgattccaaagtgttcttcttttaagggtgttctgttttgagcaatgccatatatatatatatatatatatatatatatatatatatatatatatatatatatatatatatatatatatatatatagtactactccaatacaaaccaaattagcctaaaaactaaaaaccagtttctgctcaattttttatcactattttaaactacagaaatcactaatttgtacataacatatcacaaatttatatatatagcatatctcgggaatataaatacacacacacacatatacgcaacgtatatgaccatcatcttcatccgAACCGTAATAATGAACCTCTTACCAtcattaccagacgtttctatgacttACCGCCATTGTCTACCATTACCAATTGTCACATACTCTTTCAATTATAACTTACCAAAACTAACAATTaattaccatcatcatacaactctcTTACGGCTTCTTACCGTCAAGAACCTTCCTATGActcaaattgatcatctataatcgattaccaatagtttaggtaagtagattttctgaattttgatgataaaaatcgctgtttatATACTGTGTAAAAACAATGTTTATCGCAGTATATATTAGTGATACCCGGAGTTATAAATAAAGATaaggaaactggtttttagtttgtatatatttaagagttggtttgtatttgatcactagcctatatatatataggcaagtgctcacatgagaaccccaactaatgtgagatatgagatctaaacTCATCCACAAATTTTTATCCTCAAATTAAATCACAACCACACAAATATaacccacccacccacccactaCCCCTACCTTCTCTCTCTTTTGGTCGCTAAATGGGGTTGTCTCCCTCCATCATCTCCGGCCGCCATCATCCTCCCCAGATGCCATCATCCTTACCCACAGCCCATCCCGTCCTCCTTCGCCGCTCTTTTCTCTCTCCTCTTCCAATCACTTCACGTCGTCGACGTATCGGAGTCTCCGGTGTTGTCGATCATGAGGCCTCCGAGTCTGTACCACATTTTCAGAGTGAGCAAAAATGCGTCGGCGGTGGAGATTAAGTCGGCAACGACGCTGTACGATCTATCGCAGCATTCGAAAGAGGAGACCGTTTAACTACGGGTGGTGGATATTAATCAGATCAGTGCAAGTAGTTAAGTTCTTGTAGTTTGGTGCCTAAGGAGAAGTCTGAATGTGTACATGAAAGTGGTCGTggtgatattattttattgtaatgatttttatttaaatctgaTGATTTTTATTATGATGTTGGTGATCAGAGTTGATGAACGGAGATAGTGGCCAGATCTGGTGAGCATTAATAGTGGC of the Daucus carota subsp. sativus chromosome 4, DH1 v3.0, whole genome shotgun sequence genome contains:
- the LOC135152267 gene encoding protein MAIN-LIKE 1-like → MTNDDCGPVDDSVLYGQANHISTTIWNRELREKLTIRQSTSNLGQWRLNDYQVHLLQQWGFGKFVNPKSVMQNDVCLITAVVERWRPETNTFHFTFGEMTVTLEDVYMLMGLPVVGEPIKVDDEIPGKKTWFLRWHDPALTDEERKSALDRGGVKLNFLREKYGTCPSSTDRDMMVIYMRAYVLYLCGAILFPTKSNNAVHPRLILYLEDSNKIYGYAWGAAVLAYLYRNLKEASRKDVKSISGCTTVLMLWSRERLRPGQPLIAAHTRMIWPRALAWAVALVSAGRSKYYNIHHNIDAYRGMFDNFYLEWLRWRPYERFYRRDDEHFERALIAGIARVPLHYFEDVEYQLPERVPRQFNMPFCILPYPPTNMRDLRTARGMSELCLHEMPPVFHDSILPTFVRGYDEFMLETFGPTYERPDFKNVPPKRKARRTMESTSQPFESEYFKEYEAYQ